A segment of the Vagococcus hydrophili genome:
CTCTTTAGTCTGTTTTTTTTATTTTTTAAACAGGTTTTTAAAAGCAAGTTCTCCTCTAAAATTAAATAAAGTTAAACAAATATTTATCATTATTAATATACTGGTTGCAACAAAAACAGAACGATAACCATATCCATTAGCCACGGTTGAACCCACAAGAGGTCCCATTACTTGTCCAAAATTAGTAAACATGTTGTTAAAACTAAAAATACGACTAACCCCTTCTGGTGGCGTCAGTTTACTGATCAACGTATTAATTGAAGGCATCAAAGCTCCTGTTGAGAATCCCATGAAGAACCGTAACACCCCTAGTTGAAAAGGGGATTCAACCATTGACATTGGAAACACGCAAATAACTGATAGGATCAATCCTGCTAGAAGTATTCGTTGATTCCCAATCCGATCTCCAATCTTCCCTAAAATAGGTGAAGATATAAAAGTTGAGACACCTGCTACTGAAACAATCAAGCCACTAACAAACAGAATATTTTCTGTCCCACCACCTAAATCTCTAATGTATAAGGTTAAAATTGGACTAATACTTGTAATTCCAATTTGTAGGATGAGAGATGTAACAAATAAACCGATGAGTACAGAAGGTTTTTTGACTAATTTAAAGACTTCTTTGGTCGATAACATATTTTTCTTCTCAATTGGTTGGAAATCTTCTTTAACAAAGAAAATCGTTAAAATGGTATTGATTAAAAGGATCGTCCCTGTCACAATAAACACATTTTTAATTCCCACTGTCTGAGCAAGAAAGCCCCCAATAGAAGGTCCAATCAAACTACCGGCCACGGCACCAGTTGCAAGCGTTCCTAGTGCCCAACCACTTTTTTCTCTTGGTGCTTGGGAGGCGATCATTGCTGTTGCATTAGGAATATATCCTGCTAACACTCCGTTAAAAAAGCGCATAACGAGTAACCAAAACACATTAGGAACAAAAGCAAGTGACCCCATCGTGATAGCCATTCCAGCAGCTGCCCTAATCATCATCAACTTACGACCACGTCTATCTGCCAAATTCCCCCAAATCGGTGAAAAAATAGCAGCAGATAAAGCTGTTACGCTAATTGATAAGCCAGCATAAAATTCAATTTTATCTTTTGGTGCCCCTAATTGCTCAATATATATCGGAATAAATGGCATTACTAAACTAAAACTGGCTCCCGTAAAGAAACATCCAATCCAAGCGATGTACATATTCTTTTTCCAGTCTATTTCCATTAAATGAATCATCACCCTTCTATAATGAAATTAAGTATATACTATAATTAGAATAAGAACACCCTAAACTACTTATTTTTGCTCTCTCATTTCTTTTAAAATAATAGAAATTTCTTTCCTTTGATTGTCTAATCGCTCTTGAAAACGATTCATTCGATAGTCCCAATCATAGTCATTCATTCGACTCTTTACACTTCTTAGTTCAAACAAGATATGTTCTTTGTTTGTTACTTGATTCTCTCCACTCATTCTAAAACCCCAATCATCTTTTATATTAAGTTTACCCTATTTAAAAGATATTATCTATTGGCAACATATAAAAAGTGAGCACACATAAGTTCTGCGTACTCACTTTAAAGGAATTCTCTATTTTTATAAAGTTGCCATAACGATAAAGTTGATTAAGAATAATCCTGTTACAATCCAAAGGACCGGAGAAATTTCTTTTGATTTTCCTTTAACCACTTTAATGATAACAAAGAAGATAAATCCTGCAGCAATTCCGTATGAAATACTATAACAGAATCCCATAAATACTGAGGTAAAGAAGGCTGGAATCGCATCTTCAAGTTCTGTCCAGTTGATTTCTTTAAATGAAGACATCATCATAATACCAACTAAGATTAAGGCTGGCGCTGTTGCTTGCGCTGGAACGATGGCAACGATTGGTGATAAGAAGCTACTTAATAAGAATAAAACAGCGACAACAACTGACGTTAACCCAGTTCGACCACCTGCACCAATGCCAGCCGCACTTTCCACAAAAGTCGTTACATTAGATGTTCCGAATATAGCACCCATTGTTGTAGCGATGGCATCTGAAAATAGAGCTTTATCCATTTTTGATTTGAAGCCTCTACTATTTTCAACAGCTTCTTCATCTTCTTTAGTAAAGATGCCTGTTCTTCTTCCTGTTCCAATAAACGTTCCGATTGTATCAAAAATATCAGATAAACTAAACGCCAGAATCGTTAATAAAACCTGTGGAATTTTTGATGCATCAGAAAACAATGAAGGTAAACCATTTGGACCAAAAGCCGCACCAAATGTTGTTCCCAGTTCTTTAAATGAATTACCTAAAGAATTTTCTTGGAAGTTAACTTGACTTAAATCAATCACACCCATTGGAATTGCCAATAGTGATGTGCTTAAAATACCAATTAAAATAGCCCCTTTAACTTGTTTAACCACTAAAATACTTGTAATAACTAAGCCGATAATCGCAAGAATGATTGCTGGGTTATTAAAGTTAGCCAATGCTGGGACAATTCCACCATTAGAGATAACATGCGTTGCTTTGTCTCCCTCAACACTTGACGCAACAATACTGTTCGCATCTGATGTAAATTGTAAAAAGCCTGCATTTTTAATTCCTACGTAGGCCACAAAAATCCCAATTCCTCCACCAATCGCATGTTGTAAACTCTCTGGAATTGATTTGATAATTAGTTTTCTAAATTTAGTGACTGTAATAATAATGTTAATAATACCGCATAGAAAAACCATTGCCAAAGCTTGTTCCCATGAATAACCTAATCCCATGACCACTGTAAAGGTGAAAAAGGCGTTAAGTCCCATACCAGGAGCTTGTGCGTAAGGAACATTGGCAAATAATCCCATAATTAATGTTCCAATTGCTGAACTGATGATTGTCGCTAAAAAGACTGCTTGAAACGGCATCCCAGATAACGACAGGATCGACGGATTAACGAATAATATATAACTCATTGCAAAGAAGGTTGTTAATCCTGCAACTATTTCTGTTGAAACTGTGGTTCCATTTTCCTTTAACTTAAAAAACTTTTCCATTTCTTAATTATCCACCCTTTTTATATACTTTTTGTTCGCTTTTAACGAATTACAAAATTGATTATAGTCTTAGGTAACTATTTAATCAAGAATTAACTTAGTTTTTTTGTTAAATTTCTGTTGAATGTTCGTGTTTATTGATTGACAAAAAAAAGTGTCCTAGTTAAAATAGGACACATAGAATATTAAATGGAGGTAAAACTATGTTGATTAACGAACTTGATTCAACTCCTTTATATGAACAAATTATTATTTACATCAAGAAACAAATAAAAGACGGCGTTCTCTCTCCCGGAGACAGACTCCTCTCAGTTAGAGAGATGGCAAACAGCTTAAAGATTAATCCAAATACGGTTAACCGAGCTTACAAAGTACTGGAGCAGGAAGAGTTTATTATTGTTCTTCATGGTAAAGGAACTTTTGTGAAAAACATTAGCCAACATCAACCAACTAGCTTTAAAAAGAATGAACTTAAAACTGAATTAGAGTTACTGCTCTTGAGTATTCACTATCAAAATATTTCAAAAGAAGAAACAGCTGAATGGATCACTCAATTCTACCAAAAGGTTGGACTAGATCTATGAAAATCAAACAATTAAAAAAAGTAATTAATAAAAAAATCATTCTTGATGACATTAATTTTGAACTGAACCCTGGGGAAATAATCGGATTAGTCGGAAGAAATGGAACAGGTAAAACCACTCTTTTTAGAACTATGGCAGAATATTATAAAAAAGATGGTGGCGATATTTTAATCGACAACCAGTCACTCACAGAAAATCAATTACTAAAAGAGCAACTTTTTTATATTGATGACCAATTTAATTATTTGGCGAGCCAAACACCTAAAACTCTAGAATTCTACTATAAAGAGTTATATTCGGCCTTTGATTCTGAAAAATATTACAGTTTACTAAAAAAATATCAATTTGATATTAATTATAAAATTAGTAACTACTCAAAGGGCTTTCAAGCGCTGTTTAAAGTTATTTTGGCATTTTCTTGTCAGGCGAGATATTATATTTTAGATGAACCTTTTGATGGACTTGATCTTATTATTCGAAAAAAGGTTATCACTCTTATTCTTAATGAAGTCAGCGTTAATCGATGTGGGGTTATCATCTCTTCTCACAATTTATTAGAATTGGAAAACATTATTGACCGTGCTCTGATTATCCAGAATGGTTCGATTACGAAAGAATTTAATTTAGAAACCATTAATCGGGATTTCAAAAAAATCCAAATGGTTTTTAGAAAAAAAGACATTCCTAAATTAGTCAAAGACAATTGTAAAATCATCCAAGTTCAAGGGCGTGTTTTGATTGGCATTTTTGAATCTTTAGATGAACAGCTTTATGAAGAAATTTTAGCCTTAGATCCCGTTCTTTTTGATGAAGTCCAAATGAACTTAGAAGATCTTTATTCTTCTCAATTTACAGATGAATCAGATTATCAATTATTTAACTAAAGGAGGCTTATCGTCATGAACCGTTCATTGAAAAGACTAATGTTACACCGCTATAAACGCTTAATGATTTTTTTATTCTTAATTATTTCAGGAATTTATTTTTTCCAAACCATATCCGGTATTTCTTCTTGGAAGACTGATTTTAATTACTTTTCGAGTCATGAGTCTTTGGAGCATTTTAATCAACAGATTGAAGATTCCTATGAATTCGAAGATTCTGAAGCAGGTAAAGTTTTTCTTTATTACGATTTAAAACATGATAAATCAATCTATACAGATGACTTTGAGGACTACAAAAAATATAGTCTAACGATGTTTAATCCTAATTCCGATGCGAATCAACAATCATTTAATTCCTATCCCTATTATAACGAGCATTTTTTACAAATCGCTATTATCTTTGGTGTTGTTGGGATTCTTTTATTCTTACTGGATTTAAAAACGAACTTTAATGCCTTAATTTTTACAAGTAAGTTTAAACGCTCTGCTGTTTATTGGTATAAATACTATTTTATTGGTGACACACTCGCTTTCACTCTATTTTTTAGTAAATTAATATCGATTGCTGCTTATCGATTTTTTATTCCTAGTGAGTATTTAAATATTTCTTTACCGCAACAACTTGCTTCATCATTTTCTGGTTGGCTCTTTCTCCTGTCTTTATTCTTAATTTGTAGTTTTTTAGGACTTATTATTGGCGATTGGTTTTTAGGTATAGCTGCAACGTTGACCGTATTCTTTACCATTCAGCCGTTTCTAGCTAACATTGAGTACATACATCAAACATTTTTTGTGAAGGAATCAGAAGCAACATCCGTTGTTACCGCTACAGCCTTAGATAATTTACTACCTGTTGCCCAAACAACTACTCAGTCGATTAACTATTTACCAATCTTTATTTTTCTGATAATTGCTTTGTCGTCTCTGTTTTTTGGTCAATATATCTTCAACAATATCTCTTTAGAAGAAAAAAACAACTTTATCATGGTATCTAGATTCAAACGTTTATTCCAATTATTCATCATGATTTATGGTCTAATCACAACGTGTACTGGGTTATTTATTATGACTGTTTTCCCCGTCGAAAAACTCAATATGAGTAGTTTAGTTTTGAATTGGTCAAAAATGATTTTAATCTTTTTTATCCTATTTTTTGTTTCAGAGTATGTTTTATTTAACAAAAAACCTAAACTTTTAGAAAAATTATTGTTTTAAGGAAACTACTGTATCACTGTTCTTTGAACGACTTATTTTTCTAATAGCCATTAAACGAACGATAATGAAAAGAGCATTTTTGAGTAACTTTAGTTATTTATATGGTATAATTATATTTACGAACTAGCCATCAAAGAAAGATCCCCATTTCCCTTCTTTCTTTAGATTCCCAACTAGTTCGTTATTTT
Coding sequences within it:
- a CDS encoding multidrug efflux MFS transporter, producing MEIDWKKNMYIAWIGCFFTGASFSLVMPFIPIYIEQLGAPKDKIEFYAGLSISVTALSAAIFSPIWGNLADRRGRKLMMIRAAAGMAITMGSLAFVPNVFWLLVMRFFNGVLAGYIPNATAMIASQAPREKSGWALGTLATGAVAGSLIGPSIGGFLAQTVGIKNVFIVTGTILLINTILTIFFVKEDFQPIEKKNMLSTKEVFKLVKKPSVLIGLFVTSLILQIGITSISPILTLYIRDLGGGTENILFVSGLIVSVAGVSTFISSPILGKIGDRIGNQRILLAGLILSVICVFPMSMVESPFQLGVLRFFMGFSTGALMPSINTLISKLTPPEGVSRIFSFNNMFTNFGQVMGPLVGSTVANGYGYRSVFVATSILIMINICLTLFNFRGELAFKNLFKK
- a CDS encoding NCS2 family permease, whose product is MEKFFKLKENGTTVSTEIVAGLTTFFAMSYILFVNPSILSLSGMPFQAVFLATIISSAIGTLIMGLFANVPYAQAPGMGLNAFFTFTVVMGLGYSWEQALAMVFLCGIINIIITVTKFRKLIIKSIPESLQHAIGGGIGIFVAYVGIKNAGFLQFTSDANSIVASSVEGDKATHVISNGGIVPALANFNNPAIILAIIGLVITSILVVKQVKGAILIGILSTSLLAIPMGVIDLSQVNFQENSLGNSFKELGTTFGAAFGPNGLPSLFSDASKIPQVLLTILAFSLSDIFDTIGTFIGTGRRTGIFTKEDEEAVENSRGFKSKMDKALFSDAIATTMGAIFGTSNVTTFVESAAGIGAGGRTGLTSVVVAVLFLLSSFLSPIVAIVPAQATAPALILVGIMMMSSFKEINWTELEDAIPAFFTSVFMGFCYSISYGIAAGFIFFVIIKVVKGKSKEISPVLWIVTGLFLINFIVMATL
- a CDS encoding GntR family transcriptional regulator encodes the protein MLINELDSTPLYEQIIIYIKKQIKDGVLSPGDRLLSVREMANSLKINPNTVNRAYKVLEQEEFIIVLHGKGTFVKNISQHQPTSFKKNELKTELELLLLSIHYQNISKEETAEWITQFYQKVGLDL
- a CDS encoding ABC transporter ATP-binding protein, coding for MKIKQLKKVINKKIILDDINFELNPGEIIGLVGRNGTGKTTLFRTMAEYYKKDGGDILIDNQSLTENQLLKEQLFYIDDQFNYLASQTPKTLEFYYKELYSAFDSEKYYSLLKKYQFDINYKISNYSKGFQALFKVILAFSCQARYYILDEPFDGLDLIIRKKVITLILNEVSVNRCGVIISSHNLLELENIIDRALIIQNGSITKEFNLETINRDFKKIQMVFRKKDIPKLVKDNCKIIQVQGRVLIGIFESLDEQLYEEILALDPVLFDEVQMNLEDLYSSQFTDESDYQLFN